The Herminiimonas arsenitoxidans genome window below encodes:
- a CDS encoding bactofilin family protein: MFGRKTKSTIDSLIGASTIITGNVHFKGGLRIDGCVKGDVIAEADEISMLVISEHARVEGEVRVAHLLVNGEIVGPVFSSELLELQPRARITGDVNYKALEMHGGAVVSGKLTHEVDEPILKLAVPILAANNT; this comes from the coding sequence ATGTTCGGCCGTAAAACCAAAAGTACGATAGATAGCCTGATTGGCGCCTCAACGATAATTACCGGCAATGTGCACTTCAAAGGTGGCTTGCGTATAGATGGATGTGTGAAAGGCGATGTGATCGCCGAGGCGGATGAAATCAGTATGTTGGTGATTTCCGAGCACGCCCGGGTCGAAGGCGAAGTACGTGTCGCGCATTTACTTGTCAATGGTGAAATTGTTGGCCCGGTATTTTCGTCAGAATTGCTTGAATTGCAGCCGCGCGCCCGCATAACTGGGGATGTAAACTACAAAGCACTTGAAATGCACGGCGGTGCCGTCGTGTCCGGCAAGCTGACACATGAGGTCGATGAACCGATTTTGAAGCTGGCTGTACCTATACTTGCCGCGAATAATACGTAA
- a CDS encoding DUF6776 family protein, producing MSKPKPVFKSLQRKLWLRRWSISAPRMTIKNHLPWPLRAVFIAIVVGLGGAMAMWAYDLGRSFTGFKPAVTSAQLVEVQEQLKQVSAERDKFQTTVNAAESQLNIEQSLQAQLSRQIKTLEAENTKLKEDLSFFESLLPTDTGAQGITIRRLKIEMVEPTQLRYRLLIMQGGKVAHDFIGNYQLVVTLMQGGKSAIMTLPKSDELEKFKLSFKHYQRIEGVFTVPEGAIVKSVQIKILEKGALRAQQSANL from the coding sequence ATGAGCAAGCCGAAACCGGTTTTTAAATCCTTGCAGCGCAAGCTATGGCTGCGTCGCTGGTCGATCTCGGCACCACGGATGACGATCAAAAATCATCTCCCGTGGCCGTTGCGCGCGGTATTCATTGCGATCGTGGTGGGTTTGGGCGGTGCAATGGCAATGTGGGCCTATGATTTGGGTCGCAGCTTTACCGGTTTCAAACCTGCGGTAACGTCGGCTCAATTGGTCGAAGTGCAGGAGCAACTCAAGCAAGTCAGTGCCGAGCGGGATAAGTTTCAAACGACGGTGAATGCAGCAGAAAGCCAACTGAACATAGAGCAATCTCTTCAGGCACAATTGTCGCGTCAGATTAAAACTCTGGAAGCCGAAAATACCAAGTTGAAGGAAGATCTTTCTTTCTTTGAAAGCTTGTTGCCTACCGATACCGGTGCGCAAGGTATTACCATTCGACGTTTGAAGATAGAAATGGTGGAGCCAACGCAACTGCGTTACCGTTTGTTAATCATGCAAGGCGGCAAAGTCGCGCATGATTTCATAGGGAATTATCAGCTCGTTGTGACACTAATGCAGGGTGGCAAAAGTGCTATCATGACTTTACCTAAATCGGACGAGTTGGAGAAATTCAAGCTTTCGTTCAAGCATTATCAGCGTATTGAAGGTGTGTTTACCGTACCAGAAGGCGCTATCGTCAAATCCGTCCAGATCAAGATCCTGGAAAAAGGTGCCTTGCGCGCGCAACAGTCTGCAAATTTGTGA